One Cervus canadensis isolate Bull #8, Minnesota chromosome 1, ASM1932006v1, whole genome shotgun sequence genomic window carries:
- the RPLP0 gene encoding 60S acidic ribosomal protein P0, translating into MPREDRATWKSNYFLKIIQLLDDYPKCFIVGADNVGSKQMQQIRMSLRGKAVVLMGKNTMMRKAIRGHLENNPALEKLLPHIRGNVGFVFTKEDLTEIRDMLLANKVPAAARAGAIAPCEVTVPAQNTGLGPEKTSFFQALGITTKISRGTIEILSDVQLIKTGDKVGASEATLLNMLNISPFSFGLVIQQVFDNGSIYNPEVLDITEETLHSRFLEGVRNVASVCLQIGYPTVASVPHSIINGYKRVLALSVETDYTFPLAEKVKAFLADPSAFVAAAPVAAATTAAPAAATAAPAKVEAKEESEESDEDMGFGLFD; encoded by the exons ATGCCCAGGGAAGACAGGGCGACCTGGAAGTCCAACTACTTCCTTAAGATCATC CAACTTCTGGATGATTATCCAAAATGCTTCATTGTGGGAGCAGACAACGTGGGCTCCAAGCAGATGCAGCAGATCCGCATGTCTCTCCGCGGGAAGGCGGTGGTGCTGATGGGCAAGAACACGATGATGCGCAAGGCCATCCGAGGGCATCTGGAAAACAACCCAGCTCTGGAGAA ACTGTTGCCTCACATCCGGGGGAACGTGGGCTTCGTGTTCACCAAGGAGGACCTTACTGAGATCAGGGACATGCTGCTGGCCAACAAG GTGCCAGCTGCCGCCCGTGCTGGTGCCATAGCACCGTGTGAAGTCACTGTGCCGGCCCAGAACACCGGTCTGGGGCCCGAGAAGACCTCCTTCTTCCAGGCTTTAGGCATCACCACCAAGATCTCCAGGGGCACCATTGAAATCCTG AGCGATGTGCAGCTGATTAAGACTGGAGACAAGGTGGGCGCCAGCGAAGCCACACTGCTGAACATGCTGAacatctcccccttctccttcggGCTGGTCATCCAGCAGGTGTTCGACAATGGCAGCATCTACAACCCTGAAGTGCTTGACATCACAGAGGAAACTCTGCATTCCCGCTTCCTGGAG GGTGTCCGCAATGTTGCCAGTGTATGCCTGCAGATTGGTTACCCGACTGTTGCATCTGTACCCCATTCTATCATCAATGGGTACAAGCGGGTCCTGGCTTTGTCTGTGGAGACTGATTACACCTTCCCACTTGCTGAAAAG GTCAAGGCCTTCTTGGCTGATCCATCCGCATTTGTGGCTGCTGCCCCCGTGGCTGCTGCCACCACTGCTGCCCCTGCCGCCGCCACCGCAGCCCCAGCCAAGGTTGAAGCAAAGGAGGAGTCGGAGGAGTCGGACGAGGATATGGGATTCGGTCTCTTTGACTGA